The following coding sequences are from one Salvia hispanica cultivar TCC Black 2014 chromosome 3, UniMelb_Shisp_WGS_1.0, whole genome shotgun sequence window:
- the LOC125209318 gene encoding uncharacterized protein LOC125209318 translates to MSPYQLVFGKSCHLPVELKHSSYWAVRQVNADFIKAGKERKLHLNLLEEFRNEAYANSSIYKERVKAYHDKMIEKREFQPGEAVLLFNHKLRFFPGKLKSKWSGPFTIKSVMNNGTMELIAPDGSTFKANGQNIKKFYTEEQQDEVFVVALIK, encoded by the coding sequence ATGTCTCCCTACCAATTGGTCTTTGGTAAATCTTGCCACCTTCCGGTTGAATTGAAGCATTCATCATATTGGGCGGTGAGGCAAGTGAACGCGGATTTCATCAAGGCCGGGAAGGAAAGGAAACTTCACCTCAACTTACTTGAAGAATTTAGGAATGAAGCTTATGCAAATTCCTCTATATACAAGGAGAGGGTGAAGGCTTACCACGACAAAATGATAGAGAAGCGGGAGTTCCAGCCGGGAGAGGCCGTGTTACTCTTTAACCACAAGCTAAGGTTCTTTCCGGGGAAGCTAAAATCGAAGTGGTCGGGCCCTTTCACTATCAAGAGTGTGATGAACAATGGCACGATGGAGCTTATAGCACCCGATGGGAGCACATTTAAGGCAAATGGTCAAAACATCAAGAAGTTCTATACTGAGGAGCAACAAGATGAGGTCTTCGTTGTTGCCTTGATCAAATAG
- the LOC125209316 gene encoding UPF0481 protein At3g47200-like, whose protein sequence is MALEGIVEIVEEIQKIDIEPLGAEGDRNQSLGLMLHRVPEHMRRGRNHVYEPQVVPLGPYHHREHPERELVEPLKNELRVKLCGDRESSLLKQIHERISEIRHFYGGADGYTDKELVEMMLRDACFLIGYVQGGDFFPLVSRRLGMFRNLLMYGDMRMLENQIPFWLISLIHPHPHSLLCNYMNLIAFGDNRRPTQANGREEGYTKGSHNFHGKTEGEKSLFIYSKLHAKPSSASLATKKIG, encoded by the coding sequence ATGGCTTTGGAGGGCATTGTAGAGATAGTTGAGGAAATTCAGAAGATAGATATTGAACCTCTCGGTGCCGAGGGTGATCGCAACCAATCTCTGGGGCTCATGCTGCACAGAGTGCCAGAGCATATGCGGCGCGGGAGAAATCACGTTTATGAGCCACAAGTTGTTCCCCTTGGCCCATACCACCACCGCGAGCATCCAGAACGAGAGCTAGTGGAGCCACTCAAGAACGAGCTACGTGTTAAACTCTGTGGAGACCGAGAAAGCTCCCTTCTGAAGCAGATCCATGAGCGGATAAGCGAAATCCGCCATTTCTATGGCGGAGCAGATGGCTACACCGACAAGGAGTTGGTTGAAATGATGCTTCGCGACGCCTGCTTCCTCATAGGCTACGTGCAAGGAGGTGATTTTTTCCCCCTAGTTAGCCGACGCCTGGGAATGTTCAGGAATTTGTTGATGTATGGAGATATGAGGATGCTGGAGAATCAGATTCCATTTTGGCTCATCTCCTTAATACACCCTCATCCCCATTCATTGCTGTGCAACTACATGAACCTCATTGCTTTTGGGGATAACAGGAGGCCGACACAAGCAAACGGAAGAGAAGAGGGTTATACAAAAGGATCACACAACTTCCATGGGAAAACGGAAGGGGAGAAGAGCCTCTTCATCTACTCGAAGCTTCACGCCAAACCCTCCTCAGCCTCGCTGGCAACCAAGAAAATTGGGTAG